Proteins encoded by one window of Corallococcus exiguus:
- the egtB gene encoding ergothioneine biosynthesis protein EgtB translates to MSLRSQEQGSARVRQAVSWKARAWRELEAGRERIQAMLAPLPEAELMRQHSPLMSPLVWDVAHVANYEEQWLLRALGAPAFTDPAFDAIYDAFRHPRNTRSTLPLLEPEDAWAYATRVREAVGAHLETLPEDSADPLLHGGFAFGMVAQHEQQHAETLAATLQLMTHVEYHPVEALRPQPGAVPQHEVFIPGGPVHLGGGDPWAYDNERPRHVVDVAPFLLDAHPVTTGDFLVFVESGGYEDPRWWDPKGFAWIQSEKIRHPLFWSPQGHHVWLRRRFGTVERLPKDEPVQHVSWYEADAYARWAGKRLPTEAEWEKAAQGSDGVTRAHPWGDAEPTDAHANLGGTRWGPSPVGSHPLGRSADGVWGLLGDVWEWTASDFQPYAGFQAFPYREYSEVFFGDTSKVLRGGAWASAPVAVRNSFRNWDFPIRRQIFAGFRCARDVK, encoded by the coding sequence ATGTCGCTGAGGAGCCAGGAACAGGGGAGTGCCCGCGTCCGCCAGGCCGTGTCGTGGAAGGCCCGGGCGTGGCGGGAGCTGGAGGCGGGGCGTGAGCGCATCCAGGCGATGCTCGCGCCGCTGCCGGAGGCGGAGTTGATGCGGCAGCACTCGCCGCTCATGTCCCCGTTGGTCTGGGACGTGGCCCACGTGGCCAACTACGAGGAGCAGTGGCTCTTGCGCGCGCTGGGGGCTCCGGCCTTCACGGATCCGGCGTTCGACGCCATCTACGACGCCTTCCGCCACCCGCGAAACACGCGCTCCACGCTGCCCCTGCTGGAGCCGGAGGACGCCTGGGCCTACGCCACCCGCGTGCGCGAGGCGGTGGGCGCGCACCTGGAGACGCTGCCCGAGGACAGCGCGGATCCGCTGCTCCACGGCGGCTTCGCCTTCGGCATGGTGGCGCAGCACGAGCAGCAGCACGCGGAGACGCTGGCCGCCACGCTGCAGCTGATGACGCACGTGGAGTACCACCCGGTGGAGGCCCTGCGCCCCCAGCCCGGCGCGGTGCCGCAGCACGAGGTCTTCATCCCCGGCGGCCCGGTGCACCTGGGCGGCGGCGACCCGTGGGCCTACGACAACGAGCGCCCCCGTCACGTCGTGGACGTGGCGCCCTTCCTCCTGGACGCGCACCCCGTCACCACGGGGGACTTCCTCGTGTTCGTGGAGTCCGGCGGCTACGAGGATCCGCGCTGGTGGGATCCGAAGGGCTTCGCGTGGATCCAGTCGGAGAAGATCCGCCATCCGCTCTTCTGGAGTCCGCAGGGCCACCACGTCTGGCTGCGCCGCCGCTTCGGCACGGTGGAGCGTCTGCCCAAGGACGAACCCGTGCAGCACGTGTCCTGGTACGAGGCGGACGCGTACGCGCGCTGGGCCGGCAAGCGCCTGCCCACGGAAGCCGAGTGGGAGAAGGCCGCGCAGGGCAGTGACGGCGTCACTCGCGCGCACCCCTGGGGGGACGCCGAGCCCACGGACGCGCACGCCAACCTGGGCGGGACGCGCTGGGGGCCGTCGCCCGTGGGCAGCCATCCGCTGGGCCGCAGCGCGGACGGCGTCTGGGGATTGCTGGGCGACGTCTGGGAATGGACCGCCAGCGACTTCCAACCGTACGCGGGCTTCCAGGCCTTTCCGTACCGCGAGTACTCGGAGGTCTTCTTCGGAGACACGTCCAAGGTGCTGCGCGGCGGCGCCTGGGCGAGCGCGCCGGTGGCGGTGCGCAACAGCTTCCGCAACTGGGACTTCCCCATCCGCCGGCAGATCTTCGCCGGCTTCCGCTGTGCACGCGACGTGAAGTGA
- the egtD gene encoding L-histidine N(alpha)-methyltransferase has protein sequence MRMRSEQGEARVAEGYSAPGVKVDVHVQPGDARRSLRAEVLEGLCHGPKELSPKWLYDERGSQLFDDITRLPEYYPTRREREILRAHADDVARLSGADTLVELGSGTSEKTRLLLDAMDAAGQLKRFVPFDVSEAFLRKAAEGLAREYPRIAVHAVVGDFEQHLGRIPGGGRRLVAFLGGTIGNLKPAQRALFLRELASGLEPGDGLLLGTDLIKDRERLFAAYNDSAGVTADFNRNVLRVLNRELNADFDPEAFEHLAPFDEANKWIEMRLISRKAQSVWLKDLERRVEFAEGECLRTEVSCKFCREQVQAELGDAGLDLAAWWTDADGDFALSLAMKR, from the coding sequence ATGAGGATGAGGTCGGAGCAGGGTGAGGCACGCGTCGCGGAGGGCTACTCGGCGCCAGGCGTGAAGGTGGACGTGCACGTGCAACCCGGGGACGCGCGGCGTTCGCTGCGCGCGGAGGTGCTGGAGGGGCTCTGCCATGGGCCCAAGGAGCTGAGCCCCAAGTGGCTCTACGACGAGCGCGGCAGCCAGCTCTTCGACGACATCACCCGCCTGCCGGAGTACTACCCCACGCGCCGCGAGCGCGAGATTCTCCGCGCCCACGCGGACGACGTGGCGCGGCTGAGCGGCGCGGACACGCTGGTGGAATTGGGCAGCGGCACCAGTGAGAAGACGCGCCTCCTGTTGGACGCGATGGACGCGGCCGGACAGCTCAAGCGCTTCGTGCCCTTCGACGTGAGCGAGGCCTTCCTGCGCAAGGCCGCGGAGGGACTCGCTCGCGAGTACCCGCGCATCGCCGTGCACGCGGTGGTGGGCGACTTCGAGCAGCACCTGGGCCGCATCCCGGGCGGCGGCCGGCGGCTCGTCGCCTTCCTGGGCGGCACCATTGGCAACCTGAAGCCCGCGCAGCGCGCGCTGTTCCTGCGCGAGCTGGCGTCCGGACTGGAGCCCGGTGACGGACTGCTGCTGGGCACGGACCTGATCAAGGACCGCGAGCGCCTGTTCGCCGCCTACAACGACAGCGCGGGCGTGACGGCGGACTTCAACCGCAACGTGCTGCGCGTGCTCAACCGCGAGCTGAACGCGGACTTCGACCCGGAGGCCTTCGAGCACCTGGCCCCGTTCGACGAAGCGAACAAGTGGATCGAGATGCGGCTCATCTCACGCAAGGCCCAGTCCGTGTGGCTGAAGGACCTGGAGCGGCGCGTGGAGTTCGCGGAAGGCGAATGTCTGCGCACGGAGGTGAGCTGCAAGTTCTGTCGCGAGCAGGTGCAGGCGGAGCTTGGCGACGCGGGCCTCGACCTAGCCGCGTGGTGGACGGACGCGGACGGAGACTTCGCGCTGTCGCTGGCGATGAAGCGCTGA
- a CDS encoding trimeric intracellular cation channel family protein → MLTLPVYLELGAVGLGALSGALHALRRELDAMAVLALSICTSVGGGMLRDVLLGQTPAALRSSRYLLAVGACAVLAVLFAPWLSRLHRALDVVDALLLGMWVVLGLEKALAFQLPLPSAVFLGLVTSVGGGVIRDVLLGERTALVSPGELYATVALLCGLLYVALAVGLKLPAPLAEAAAIAGASLLRLTAMWRRWRLPHRFDLLQLLDRIQARRPRGPP, encoded by the coding sequence ATGCTGACGCTGCCCGTCTACCTGGAGCTGGGCGCGGTGGGGCTGGGCGCCCTGTCGGGGGCGCTGCACGCGCTGCGGCGGGAGCTGGACGCCATGGCGGTGCTGGCCCTCTCCATCTGCACCAGCGTGGGGGGCGGCATGCTGCGCGACGTGCTGCTCGGGCAAACGCCCGCGGCGCTGCGCTCTTCGCGCTACCTGCTGGCGGTGGGCGCTTGCGCGGTGCTGGCCGTCCTCTTCGCGCCGTGGCTGTCCCGGCTGCACCGGGCGCTGGACGTGGTGGACGCGCTGCTCCTGGGCATGTGGGTGGTGCTGGGGCTGGAGAAGGCGCTCGCGTTCCAGCTGCCCCTGCCGTCCGCGGTGTTCCTGGGGCTCGTCACCTCCGTGGGCGGCGGCGTCATCCGGGACGTGCTCCTGGGCGAGCGCACCGCGCTGGTGTCCCCGGGCGAGCTGTACGCCACCGTCGCGCTGCTGTGCGGCCTGCTCTACGTCGCGCTCGCGGTGGGCCTGAAGCTGCCCGCGCCCCTGGCGGAGGCCGCCGCCATCGCCGGGGCCAGCCTGCTGCGCCTCACCGCCATGTGGCGCCGGTGGCGGCTGCCACACCGGTTCGACCTGCTCCAGCTGCTGGACCGGATCCAGGCCCGCCGCCCTCGCGGACCGCCCTGA
- a CDS encoding helix-turn-helix domain-containing protein produces the protein MDTELAGILGSAARNVRVKLGLTQADVADRIGMASEVYGRLERGHMLPSVQNLRRLCVVLNIPPHDLLGLGEEFAAPPPKEKPRVRTEEDVPEMRRLMRNLRRLTPVQLKLMNLVASAMQQQKKKP, from the coding sequence ATGGACACGGAACTGGCGGGAATCCTCGGCTCGGCGGCACGGAACGTGCGGGTGAAGCTGGGTCTGACGCAGGCGGACGTGGCGGACCGCATCGGCATGGCGTCGGAGGTGTATGGCCGGCTGGAGCGTGGCCACATGCTGCCGAGCGTCCAGAACCTGCGCCGTCTGTGCGTCGTCCTGAACATCCCGCCGCATGACCTGCTGGGGTTGGGGGAGGAGTTCGCGGCGCCGCCGCCGAAGGAGAAGCCCCGGGTGCGGACGGAAGAGGACGTGCCGGAGATGCGGCGGCTGATGCGCAACCTGCGGAGGCTGACGCCGGTGCAGTTGAAGCTGATGAACCTGGTGGCGTCCGCGATGCAGCAGCAGAAGAAGAAGCCCTGA
- a CDS encoding Ig-like domain-containing protein codes for MSSAVSRSSPRWAARLVTFAVMVLSAFSLPAAAATNTEATQKAIQFLSADVANWTTHENCIACHRQGAAVFGLSSAKANGYNMAQTATNGRTLQQNLDAITARIKTDQLPSGHWLYQGSAFPNSKTGWASFGLAGFDQYVSTQYSSALVMAANWALGMQQSSGRWNEDHDGSPVNHGNVPITARYIVALAQAKQRVDPAKAAQYQAAIDKAAAYLRANINTATPGVFDDGMPYTFQKSWAIVGLKAAGPGANGVNTTTINTLANQLIAMPSVSGKGWGRLPTDASDDFATGIAVYSLCLAGKEPASNARLFNAIEWLKTKQAADGGWEPASPARDIPTTFASLGLACFGDFSVEVSVVGEDTKMFSIPNLEPKETTYTIKVKNHGYQADTYTLSTAGGLPGWTATLSRPTVFLASGAESTVTVTVRAPANLLPSLLSEVTVTAASGGAAGVSASARVRTYTPPEPPVTGVATTTTILSPAANASVTIGNQATLSARVRNASTNAVVTGSKKGVVTFFVAGVAIGADDDADGDGVFSLNWTIATDTWSATGAQDYRAVYSGVTLQPASPNLLGSTAAQTLVINPYPYTAPEVIMGNQPAFLRETTLNAWGFVKPATNGAFITYAAFIVNGGAPVVVNPELSGGLVYVPVELVEGPNIIQLTGRDNLGGVTTKQINLTVDRVAPVITIQSPVSGQVVGGLVDVISQIDEQTPTRVETQWVNTTLLEFGTGSVTHPVSLPNFGEQGILVRATDSAGNVTEAVVHVFVDSGSPTVTTDTADGATFGPRANNSLPYVIRVSSVSATTVKLGGQQFQLPRGGGEIQTSVTLASGVNTLTIDATNEAGRTTRVTRTVRYDTQAPTATLVTPAPGGTVGGVVTLTARVTDALSGIKNVAFTRDGSGIRAGTLQSNGTWTASLDTHELLDGTHTVDVWMTDAVDNFVIQSFSFTVKNN; via the coding sequence ATGTCATCAGCCGTATCCCGTTCGTCGCCCCGTTGGGCGGCGCGACTCGTCACGTTCGCGGTGATGGTGCTGTCGGCCTTCAGCCTGCCGGCCGCCGCCGCCACCAACACGGAGGCCACGCAGAAGGCCATCCAATTCCTGAGCGCGGACGTGGCCAACTGGACCACGCACGAGAACTGCATCGCGTGCCACCGCCAGGGCGCGGCGGTGTTCGGCCTGTCGAGCGCCAAGGCCAATGGCTACAACATGGCGCAGACGGCGACCAACGGGCGCACGCTCCAGCAGAACCTGGACGCCATCACGGCGCGCATCAAGACGGACCAGCTGCCTTCCGGACACTGGCTGTACCAGGGGTCCGCGTTCCCGAACTCCAAGACGGGCTGGGCGTCGTTCGGCCTGGCGGGCTTCGACCAGTACGTGTCCACGCAGTACAGCAGCGCGCTGGTGATGGCGGCCAACTGGGCGCTGGGCATGCAGCAGTCCAGCGGCCGGTGGAACGAGGACCACGACGGCTCGCCGGTGAACCACGGCAACGTGCCCATCACCGCGCGCTACATCGTGGCGCTGGCGCAGGCGAAGCAGCGCGTGGACCCGGCGAAGGCGGCGCAGTACCAGGCGGCCATCGACAAGGCGGCCGCGTACCTGCGGGCCAACATCAACACGGCCACCCCGGGCGTCTTCGACGACGGCATGCCGTACACGTTCCAGAAGTCGTGGGCCATCGTGGGCCTGAAGGCCGCCGGGCCGGGCGCCAATGGCGTGAACACCACCACCATCAACACGCTGGCGAACCAGCTCATCGCGATGCCCTCGGTGAGCGGCAAGGGCTGGGGGCGTTTGCCGACGGACGCGTCCGACGACTTCGCCACGGGCATCGCCGTGTACTCGCTGTGCCTCGCGGGCAAGGAGCCGGCGAGCAACGCGCGCCTGTTCAACGCGATTGAGTGGCTGAAGACGAAGCAGGCGGCGGACGGTGGCTGGGAGCCGGCGTCCCCGGCGCGGGACATCCCGACGACGTTCGCGTCGCTGGGCCTGGCGTGCTTCGGCGACTTCAGCGTGGAGGTGTCCGTGGTGGGCGAGGACACCAAGATGTTCTCCATCCCCAACCTGGAGCCGAAGGAGACGACCTACACGATCAAGGTGAAGAACCACGGCTACCAGGCGGACACGTACACGCTGAGCACCGCGGGCGGCCTGCCGGGCTGGACGGCCACGCTGAGCCGGCCCACGGTGTTCCTGGCCTCCGGCGCGGAGTCCACGGTGACGGTGACGGTGCGCGCTCCGGCGAACCTGCTGCCGTCGCTCTTGTCGGAGGTCACGGTGACGGCGGCGTCGGGTGGCGCGGCGGGCGTGTCGGCGTCGGCTCGCGTGCGGACGTACACGCCGCCGGAGCCTCCGGTGACGGGCGTGGCGACGACGACCACGATTCTCTCTCCGGCGGCGAACGCGAGCGTGACCATTGGCAATCAGGCGACCTTGTCCGCGCGGGTGCGGAATGCGTCGACCAACGCGGTGGTGACGGGGTCGAAGAAGGGCGTGGTGACATTCTTCGTGGCGGGCGTGGCGATTGGCGCGGATGACGACGCGGACGGCGACGGCGTGTTCTCCCTCAATTGGACCATCGCGACGGACACGTGGTCCGCCACGGGCGCGCAGGACTACCGTGCGGTGTATTCCGGTGTGACGTTGCAGCCGGCCAGCCCGAACCTGCTGGGCAGCACGGCGGCGCAGACGCTGGTCATCAATCCCTATCCGTACACTGCGCCGGAGGTCATCATGGGCAACCAGCCCGCGTTCCTCCGCGAGACGACGCTGAACGCGTGGGGCTTCGTGAAGCCGGCCACCAACGGCGCGTTCATCACCTACGCGGCGTTCATCGTGAACGGCGGCGCCCCGGTGGTGGTGAACCCCGAGCTGAGCGGCGGTCTGGTCTACGTGCCGGTGGAGCTGGTGGAAGGGCCGAACATCATCCAACTCACGGGCCGCGACAACCTGGGCGGTGTCACGACGAAGCAGATCAACCTGACGGTGGATCGCGTGGCGCCGGTCATCACCATCCAGTCGCCGGTGTCTGGCCAGGTGGTGGGCGGGTTGGTGGATGTCATCAGCCAGATTGACGAGCAGACGCCGACGCGCGTGGAGACGCAGTGGGTGAACACCACGCTGCTGGAGTTCGGCACCGGTTCGGTGACGCACCCGGTGAGCCTGCCGAACTTCGGTGAGCAGGGCATCCTGGTGCGCGCCACGGACTCCGCGGGCAACGTGACGGAAGCCGTGGTGCATGTGTTCGTGGATTCCGGCTCGCCCACGGTGACGACGGACACGGCGGACGGGGCCACGTTCGGGCCTCGCGCGAACAACTCGCTTCCGTATGTGATTCGGGTGTCGTCCGTGTCCGCGACGACGGTGAAGCTTGGCGGCCAGCAGTTCCAACTGCCGCGCGGCGGCGGTGAAATCCAGACGTCGGTGACGCTGGCGTCGGGTGTGAACACGCTGACCATCGACGCGACGAATGAGGCGGGCCGCACGACGCGCGTGACGCGCACGGTGCGCTACGACACGCAGGCGCCCACGGCGACGCTGGTGACGCCGGCTCCGGGCGGCACGGTGGGTGGCGTGGTGACTCTGACCGCGCGGGTCACGGATGCGCTGAGTGGCATCAAGAACGTGGCGTTCACGCGGGACGGGTCGGGCATCCGCGCTGGCACGCTCCAGTCGAACGGCACGTGGACCGCGTCGCTGGACACGCATGAGTTGCTGGATGGCACGCACACGGTGGATGTGTGGATGACGGACGCGGTGGACAACTTCGTCATCCAGAGCTTCAGCTTCACGGTGAAGAACAACTAG
- a CDS encoding CoA-binding protein, whose amino-acid sequence MDDWRKNLIDDAEGIGELLARTKRIAVLGIRPEAQADKPAHAIPKFLKDHGFTVLPVPTHGEQGSILGEPISASVKDVPGEVDVVQVFLRPDDITAHVDAMLEKKPYAVWFQLGIRNDAAAERLARAGIRVVQDHCMKVEWKKRHPDAR is encoded by the coding sequence ATGGACGACTGGCGCAAGAACCTCATCGACGACGCGGAAGGCATTGGCGAGCTGCTCGCGCGCACGAAGCGCATCGCCGTGCTGGGAATCCGGCCGGAAGCGCAGGCGGACAAGCCCGCGCACGCCATCCCGAAGTTCCTCAAGGACCACGGCTTCACCGTGCTGCCCGTGCCCACGCACGGCGAGCAGGGGAGCATCCTGGGCGAGCCCATCTCCGCGTCGGTGAAGGACGTGCCCGGCGAGGTGGACGTGGTGCAGGTGTTCCTGCGGCCGGACGACATCACCGCGCACGTGGACGCGATGCTGGAGAAGAAGCCGTATGCCGTATGGTTCCAGCTGGGCATCCGCAACGACGCCGCGGCCGAGCGGCTGGCGCGCGCGGGCATCCGCGTGGTGCAGGACCACTGCATGAAGGTGGAGTGGAAGAAGCGCCACCCGGACGCCCGATAA
- the bacM gene encoding bactofilin BacM — MALLGGKKDEAPSKPLFKREEDFVSTRPGEVHTLLGKGSEFEGKLTFEGQVRIDGKFNGQIVTKDVLVIGDGARVQAEIQAGTVIINGTVEGNVRATQLIELKQPGRVKGNLETPSLSMDRGVIFEGSLKMENIGKGGGNPPPPGEKK; from the coding sequence GTGGCGCTCCTTGGCGGGAAGAAAGACGAAGCACCCAGCAAGCCCCTGTTCAAACGGGAGGAGGATTTCGTGTCGACGCGTCCGGGTGAGGTTCACACGCTTCTGGGTAAAGGAAGCGAGTTCGAGGGGAAGCTCACCTTCGAAGGTCAGGTTCGAATCGACGGCAAGTTCAACGGGCAGATTGTCACCAAGGACGTGCTCGTCATTGGCGACGGTGCCCGCGTGCAGGCGGAGATCCAGGCCGGCACCGTCATCATCAACGGCACCGTGGAAGGCAACGTGCGCGCCACGCAGCTCATCGAGCTGAAGCAGCCGGGCCGCGTGAAGGGCAACCTGGAGACGCCGTCACTCTCCATGGACCGCGGCGTCATCTTCGAGGGCTCCCTCAAGATGGAGAACATCGGCAAGGGTGGCGGTAACCCGCCCCCGCCCGGAGAGAAGAAGTAA
- a CDS encoding immunity 52 family protein, protein MVETHFAGCYWLIRPEPIEACARRLETFLGMMGLLEPTWNRWHQSAATFEKARKRQVKPDAMTLAKLLGKKSNRIGDGSNFWLWAGESEDETSGVNGYCGGSSPYVTSTCILDPLGQSEVAKRVVTAPVMTGVVRAMALAWEPEFALAASDQHRELVAVPMIENYIGWVTYLADFRGPVPPLPSSVQVEHIPDRGTLITLTQEKFSVSNPAHVALAADVQARLQAAGLLTPLRPWGT, encoded by the coding sequence ATGGTCGAGACGCATTTCGCAGGTTGCTACTGGCTGATCCGACCCGAGCCGATAGAGGCCTGCGCTCGACGCCTGGAAACCTTCCTCGGAATGATGGGCCTGCTTGAGCCCACTTGGAACCGTTGGCATCAGTCCGCGGCAACCTTTGAAAAGGCACGCAAGCGACAGGTCAAACCAGATGCCATGACGCTCGCGAAGCTCCTGGGAAAAAAGAGCAACCGGATTGGGGATGGTTCCAACTTCTGGCTCTGGGCCGGGGAGTCGGAGGATGAAACCTCAGGGGTCAATGGCTACTGCGGCGGCTCGTCGCCATACGTGACCTCCACCTGCATCCTCGACCCTCTGGGCCAGAGCGAGGTCGCGAAGCGCGTGGTGACCGCGCCAGTCATGACCGGAGTGGTGCGCGCCATGGCGCTCGCGTGGGAACCCGAGTTCGCCCTGGCTGCCTCCGACCAGCACCGGGAGCTCGTGGCGGTGCCCATGATCGAGAACTACATCGGCTGGGTCACCTACCTCGCCGACTTCCGCGGCCCCGTGCCCCCGCTGCCCTCCTCCGTCCAGGTGGAGCACATCCCGGACCGGGGCACGCTCATCACCCTCACCCAGGAGAAGTTCAGCGTCTCCAACCCCGCCCACGTCGCCCTCGCCGCCGACGTCCAGGCGCGCCTCCAGGCGGCGGGGCTGCTCACCCCGCTTCGCCCCTGGGGCACCTGA
- a CDS encoding restriction endonuclease fold toxin 5 domain-containing protein: MRAHRADVWMLLFVLLTGCASGPTVRLRTERGTTTYAPETWDRRVPVSARDFEAALARLVLEVPLTVRSPRVVRAVAKKGAQLDLGFGFMLREGYGRWCRAHESPGDCLSLLEDGAGFGELDRLTLAVGMSLDPLRASIGAALQDTLNPEFFVSVASGAIASWVVLAAAPEPVFTKAAAVIAAVFLAYVGVQSFLTVVRACGALKAATDRAQTFQELEEAAEAFAQALGPEVARVFVLAVTMLVSHGVTVGLSSALSLMPRFPDAVRLGSTQAGFNPARVLDVSAVAVVDGVVEVTLASTAVAMATMGPPPPSSSAGGPGKWVQVNEVMSNRARDYQAQVTGAPKGSAYRIKEGNDEVDFDGYDLVDDLLLEAKGEGYAKFIQENMSQKEFFRGFDKVIDQARRQVIVAGGRRIRWIVAEERFATFLRKAFELARLPIEVVSISPIK; this comes from the coding sequence ATGCGTGCACACAGAGCCGACGTGTGGATGTTGTTGTTCGTGTTGCTCACGGGCTGCGCCAGCGGTCCCACGGTGCGGTTGCGCACGGAGCGGGGGACTACGACGTATGCGCCGGAGACTTGGGACCGGCGGGTGCCGGTCAGCGCTCGGGATTTCGAGGCGGCGCTGGCGCGATTGGTATTGGAGGTGCCGCTGACGGTGCGGTCACCGAGGGTGGTGCGCGCGGTCGCGAAGAAGGGGGCGCAGCTGGACCTGGGATTCGGGTTCATGCTGCGGGAGGGGTATGGCCGGTGGTGCCGTGCGCATGAGTCTCCCGGGGATTGTCTGTCCTTGTTGGAGGACGGTGCGGGTTTCGGTGAGTTGGACCGGCTGACGCTCGCGGTGGGTATGTCGCTGGACCCTCTGCGCGCGAGCATCGGTGCCGCGCTGCAGGACACGCTGAATCCGGAGTTCTTCGTGTCCGTGGCCTCGGGAGCGATTGCGTCCTGGGTGGTGCTGGCTGCGGCACCGGAGCCTGTGTTCACCAAGGCCGCGGCGGTGATTGCAGCCGTGTTCCTGGCGTACGTGGGGGTGCAGTCGTTCCTTACCGTGGTTCGGGCGTGCGGTGCGCTGAAGGCCGCGACGGATAGGGCACAGACGTTCCAGGAGCTGGAGGAGGCGGCGGAAGCCTTCGCGCAGGCACTGGGACCGGAGGTGGCGCGCGTCTTCGTGCTCGCGGTGACGATGCTGGTCAGTCACGGCGTGACGGTAGGGCTGTCGTCCGCGCTCAGTTTGATGCCGCGGTTCCCGGACGCGGTGAGACTGGGCTCGACACAGGCGGGCTTCAACCCGGCGCGCGTGTTGGACGTGAGCGCGGTGGCGGTGGTGGACGGCGTGGTGGAGGTAACGCTCGCGTCCACGGCGGTGGCCATGGCCACGATGGGTCCGCCTCCTCCGAGTAGCAGCGCAGGAGGCCCGGGCAAGTGGGTGCAGGTGAATGAGGTGATGTCCAATCGAGCCCGCGACTATCAGGCCCAGGTGACTGGAGCGCCGAAGGGGTCCGCGTACCGCATCAAGGAAGGAAACGACGAGGTCGACTTCGACGGCTACGACCTGGTCGATGACTTGCTGCTGGAGGCCAAGGGCGAGGGCTACGCGAAGTTCATCCAGGAGAACATGTCGCAGAAGGAGTTCTTCCGGGGTTTTGACAAGGTGATTGACCAAGCCAGGCGCCAGGTCATTGTGGCGGGAGGACGGCGCATCCGCTGGATTGTCGCGGAGGAGCGATTCGCCACGTTTCTCCGTAAAGCATTTGAGTTGGCTCGCCTCCCAATTGAAGTGGTCTCCATCTCCCCAATCAAGTGA
- a CDS encoding cupin domain-containing protein — MVEELVRRLDLKPHPEGGYYRETYRAAFQVQTLRGRRSAGTAIYYLLQRGEFSAWHRVVGADELWLFHDGEPLALHLVHEDGRVESPVLGRDVTQGHQPQVLVPAGVLQAAESLGAYTLVGCTVSPGFEFADFELPEEEALVARHPAHEALLRRFSKAGRR; from the coding sequence ATGGTTGAAGAGCTGGTGAGGAGGCTGGACCTCAAGCCCCATCCCGAGGGCGGCTACTACCGGGAGACCTACCGCGCGGCGTTCCAGGTGCAGACGCTGCGGGGACGCAGGTCCGCGGGGACGGCCATCTACTATCTGTTGCAGCGGGGGGAGTTCTCCGCGTGGCACCGGGTGGTGGGCGCGGACGAGCTGTGGCTGTTCCACGACGGAGAGCCGCTGGCGTTGCACCTGGTGCACGAGGACGGCCGGGTGGAGTCCCCGGTGTTGGGGCGGGACGTGACGCAGGGCCATCAGCCGCAGGTGCTGGTGCCGGCGGGGGTGCTGCAGGCGGCGGAGTCGCTGGGCGCGTACACGCTGGTGGGCTGCACGGTGTCGCCGGGGTTCGAGTTCGCGGACTTCGAATTGCCGGAGGAGGAGGCGCTGGTGGCCCGTCACCCGGCGCACGAGGCGCTGCTGCGAAGGTTCTCGAAGGCCGGGCGGCGCTGA
- a CDS encoding response regulator yields MVQPAPHKPVLVVEDDEDARAAIAEILEADGYEVAVAANGQEALDELQHLPPPSLILLDLRMPVMDGPEFLRHLRADWPRLKSVPVLLLSGVGAEALPDTGGLLKKPIVPDELLATVGRLSGRFA; encoded by the coding sequence ATGGTTCAGCCCGCGCCGCACAAGCCCGTGCTGGTGGTGGAGGACGACGAGGATGCTCGCGCCGCCATCGCCGAAATCCTGGAAGCCGACGGCTACGAGGTGGCCGTCGCCGCCAATGGCCAAGAGGCCCTGGACGAGCTCCAGCACCTGCCCCCGCCGAGCCTCATCCTGCTGGACCTGAGGATGCCGGTGATGGACGGCCCGGAGTTCCTGCGCCACCTGCGTGCGGACTGGCCCCGGCTGAAGTCCGTGCCGGTGCTGCTGCTGTCGGGCGTGGGGGCGGAGGCGCTGCCGGACACGGGCGGCCTGCTGAAGAAGCCCATCGTCCCGGACGAGCTGCTGGCCACCGTGGGCCGGCTGTCCGGCCGGTTCGCCTGA